A single region of the Streptomyces virginiae genome encodes:
- a CDS encoding LLM class flavin-dependent oxidoreductase — MPGIPLGVLDLVPVSSGSTAAEALRRSIDLARRAEEFGYARYWFAEHHLNPGVAGTSPAVVLALTAAATSTIRLGSGAVQLGHRTALSTVEEFGLIDALHPGRIDLGLGRSAGRPRPSEGPGPRPPLTPVVDGYAPNGLRIPEPFSFARLLGHPRVALQQKLLNLPGAQPQEYGEQVDDVLALLRGEYRSPEGVEAHAVPGEGAEVDVWILGSSGGVSAETAGRNGLRFAANYHVSPAAVLEAAEGYRAAFKPSAELERPYLTVSADVVVAEDEETAHELATGYGAWVRSIRTAEGAIPYPTPAEARALPWTEEDRQLVADRVETRFVGSARTVADDLERLQEATDADELLITTITHGHEDRVHSYRLLAEEWRRRSAG; from the coding sequence ATGCCCGGCATCCCTCTCGGGGTCCTCGACCTCGTCCCCGTCTCCTCCGGTTCCACCGCCGCCGAGGCCCTGCGGCGCAGCATCGATCTCGCCCGACGGGCCGAGGAGTTCGGCTACGCCCGTTACTGGTTCGCCGAGCACCACCTCAATCCCGGGGTCGCCGGGACCTCTCCGGCGGTCGTGCTCGCGCTGACCGCAGCCGCGACCTCGACCATCCGGCTCGGCTCCGGCGCCGTACAGCTCGGGCACCGCACCGCGTTGTCGACGGTCGAAGAGTTCGGCCTGATCGACGCGCTGCATCCCGGGCGCATCGACCTGGGGCTGGGCCGCTCGGCGGGCCGCCCCCGGCCGTCCGAGGGTCCGGGGCCGCGGCCGCCGCTCACCCCGGTCGTGGACGGGTACGCCCCGAACGGGCTGCGGATCCCGGAGCCGTTCTCCTTCGCCCGTCTCCTGGGCCATCCGCGGGTGGCCCTGCAACAGAAGCTGCTGAACCTGCCGGGGGCCCAGCCGCAGGAGTACGGCGAGCAGGTCGACGACGTGCTCGCGCTGCTGCGGGGCGAGTACCGCTCGCCGGAGGGGGTGGAGGCGCATGCCGTCCCAGGCGAGGGGGCCGAGGTGGACGTGTGGATCCTGGGGAGCAGCGGCGGGGTGAGCGCGGAGACGGCGGGCCGCAACGGGCTCCGGTTCGCGGCGAATTACCACGTCAGTCCGGCGGCGGTGCTGGAGGCGGCCGAGGGGTACCGGGCCGCGTTCAAGCCGTCGGCCGAGCTGGAACGGCCGTATCTGACGGTGTCCGCCGATGTGGTGGTGGCCGAGGACGAGGAGACGGCGCACGAACTGGCCACCGGGTACGGGGCCTGGGTGCGCAGCATCCGGACGGCCGAGGGGGCCATCCCGTACCCCACCCCGGCCGAGGCGCGGGCGCTGCCGTGGACCGAGGAGGACCGGCAGTTGGTGGCCGACCGGGTGGAGACCCGGTTCGTCGGCTCGGCGCGGACCGTCGCCGATGATCTGGAGCGGCTCCAGGAGGCGACGGACGCGGACGAGTTGCTGATCACCACGATCACGCACGGGCACGAGGACCGGGTGCACTCCTACCGGCTGCTCGCCGAGGAGTGGCGCCGCCGGTCGGCCGGCTGA
- a CDS encoding TetR/AcrR family transcriptional regulator, whose amino-acid sequence MTSSTPRPGRDSRVARLPPRERILDAAEELFLVEGVRAVGVQAIAERANTTKMALYRHFATKDALIEEWLRIVAAEYTTAFDRVEAEHADDGRAQVLAVARFVADGLPDIARRGCPFVNSIAGLSDPDHPARRLIANHKARQRHRLTSMCERAGAQLPDDVSAEITFLLEGAQVSAQNGSVDRAGDRLLAAVSAVLDRGTAGRAQ is encoded by the coding sequence ATGACGAGCAGCACTCCGAGACCGGGGCGGGACTCGAGGGTCGCCCGCCTCCCACCGCGCGAGCGCATCCTCGACGCGGCCGAGGAACTCTTCCTCGTCGAGGGCGTCAGGGCGGTCGGGGTCCAGGCCATCGCCGAGCGGGCGAACACCACGAAGATGGCGCTCTACCGGCACTTCGCCACCAAGGACGCACTGATCGAGGAGTGGCTGCGGATCGTCGCGGCGGAGTACACCACCGCCTTCGACCGGGTGGAGGCCGAGCACGCGGACGACGGCCGGGCCCAGGTGCTCGCCGTGGCACGGTTCGTCGCCGACGGACTACCGGACATCGCCCGAAGGGGCTGCCCCTTCGTGAACTCCATCGCCGGCCTGTCCGACCCCGACCATCCCGCCCGTCGGCTGATCGCGAACCACAAGGCCCGCCAACGGCATCGCCTGACGTCCATGTGCGAGCGGGCGGGTGCGCAGCTGCCCGACGACGTCTCCGCGGAGATCACCTTCCTCTTGGAAGGTGCCCAGGTCAGCGCGCAGAACGGCAGCGTCGACCGCGCGGGGGACAGGCTGCTGGCGGCGGTCTCGGCCGTTCTGGACCGGGGGACCGCGGGGCGGGCGCAATGA
- a CDS encoding amidase — translation MELHEYTRYDAVGLAGLVARGEVTAAELTSAARAATAAVNPRINAVVESWPAEDTPTPGSTPLAGVPFLIKDLAVSMRGKRVELGSRLAAGNVAGADSFLMRRFRRAGLVTLGRTATPEFAYSTTTEPVLYGATRNPWDPTRTAGGSSGGAAAAVAAGITPLAHATDAAGSIRVPAAATGLFGLKPTRGRVSLGPDADEVFNGLAVHGGLSRTVRDSAALLDAIQGAESGDPYAAQRPRRPYLEEIAQEPGRLRVGLVTTPWSGRAVEPAVREATLAAARLLESLGHRVDVTPVDLGVGWEEFVLANARLFTANLVTWIDGFAAAFGRPVDESTVEPETLASYAWGRTVSGPEFVHALDVRNRVARSIGAHFETQDLVLTPTLPEIPLPLGTYGHGAEGADGLGLLEHLFHRAPFTAAFNVAGTPAMSVPLASDPASGLPIGLQFAAGHGREDTLFRLAAQLERAAPWADRRPPVWAGAARPA, via the coding sequence ATGGAATTGCACGAATACACCCGGTACGACGCGGTGGGCCTGGCCGGGCTGGTGGCTCGGGGAGAGGTGACCGCGGCCGAACTCACCTCCGCCGCGCGGGCCGCGACGGCGGCCGTCAACCCGCGGATCAACGCCGTCGTGGAGAGCTGGCCCGCCGAGGACACCCCGACCCCGGGCAGCACCCCCCTCGCCGGCGTGCCGTTCCTCATCAAGGACCTGGCCGTGTCCATGCGGGGCAAGCGCGTCGAGCTGGGCAGTCGCCTCGCCGCCGGCAACGTGGCCGGGGCCGACTCCTTCCTGATGCGGCGGTTCCGCCGGGCCGGCCTGGTGACGCTGGGCCGCACGGCCACGCCCGAATTCGCCTACAGCACCACCACGGAGCCGGTCCTGTACGGCGCCACCCGCAACCCTTGGGACCCCACCCGGACCGCGGGTGGCTCCAGCGGCGGCGCCGCCGCGGCCGTCGCCGCCGGCATCACGCCCCTCGCGCACGCCACCGACGCGGCGGGATCGATCCGGGTGCCGGCCGCCGCTACCGGCCTGTTCGGACTCAAGCCCACCCGGGGCCGGGTCTCGCTCGGCCCGGACGCCGACGAGGTGTTCAACGGCCTCGCGGTGCACGGCGGGCTCAGTCGGACGGTCCGGGACAGCGCGGCGCTGCTCGACGCGATCCAGGGCGCGGAGAGCGGCGACCCCTACGCCGCGCAGCGCCCACGGCGCCCGTACCTGGAAGAGATCGCCCAGGAGCCCGGCCGGCTGCGCGTCGGCCTGGTGACCACGCCGTGGAGCGGGCGCGCCGTGGAGCCGGCCGTACGGGAGGCCACCCTGGCCGCCGCCCGCCTGCTGGAATCACTCGGCCACCGGGTCGACGTCACCCCCGTGGATCTCGGGGTGGGCTGGGAGGAGTTCGTCCTCGCCAACGCCCGGCTGTTCACCGCGAACCTGGTGACGTGGATCGACGGCTTCGCCGCGGCCTTCGGTCGCCCCGTGGACGAGTCGACCGTCGAGCCCGAGACGCTCGCGAGCTACGCCTGGGGACGCACCGTGAGCGGCCCGGAGTTCGTGCACGCCCTCGACGTACGCAACCGGGTCGCCCGCTCGATCGGGGCCCACTTCGAGACCCAGGACCTGGTGCTGACGCCCACCCTGCCCGAGATACCGCTGCCCCTGGGCACCTACGGCCACGGCGCGGAAGGCGCCGACGGGCTCGGGCTGTTGGAGCACCTGTTCCACCGCGCGCCGTTCACCGCCGCCTTCAACGTCGCCGGTACGCCCGCGATGTCGGTGCCCCTGGCGTCCGACCCGGCTTCCGGCCTGCCGATCGGCCTCCAGTTCGCCGCGGGCCACGGACGCGAGGACACGCTGTTCCGGCTCGCCGCGCAATTGGAGCGGGCCGCCCCCTGGGCGGACCGCAGGCCTCCCGTGTGGGCGGGCGCGGCCCGTCCCGCCTGA
- a CDS encoding fibronectin type III domain-containing protein, whose protein sequence is MRRSAPTLALCLAVAGLTGLTACTTPDTRPPPAPAGLTAQAGSATSVHVMWNAAADRDGVTGYQVFEADRLVRELPAEKTMVDITGLAPQTGYAFTVRAEDAAGNLSDPAPVTRVTTPAAKAEDRTAPTPPAATTARATGPRSARVTWTAATDDTGVTAYDIYQGGVRIHTAGPGESATTLDILRPDTVYTFTVRARDGADNSSPDGPAVDVTTPPASGDGPGTAPAAFAATASPGTVTLTWTAPDTGGETTEYELYVNGRPTTVIQFGAGAVPSGRAEHRITVAEPAGTVWAVKLRARLPDGNWGSFSAERRITLVA, encoded by the coding sequence GTGCGACGCAGCGCCCCCACGCTCGCCCTCTGCCTGGCCGTCGCAGGCCTCACCGGCCTCACGGCCTGCACCACTCCCGACACCCGACCCCCGCCCGCCCCCGCCGGCCTGACCGCCCAGGCCGGCAGCGCCACCAGCGTGCACGTCATGTGGAACGCGGCCGCCGACCGGGACGGGGTGACCGGCTACCAGGTCTTCGAGGCCGACCGTCTGGTCCGTGAACTCCCCGCCGAGAAGACCATGGTGGACATCACCGGCCTCGCCCCGCAGACCGGTTACGCCTTCACGGTCCGGGCCGAGGACGCCGCCGGCAACCTCTCCGACCCCGCCCCGGTCACCCGGGTGACCACGCCCGCCGCCAAGGCCGAGGACCGCACGGCTCCCACTCCCCCGGCCGCCACCACCGCCCGGGCGACCGGACCTCGGTCCGCCCGGGTGACCTGGACGGCGGCGACCGACGACACCGGCGTCACGGCCTACGACATCTACCAGGGCGGCGTCCGCATCCACACCGCCGGCCCCGGCGAGAGCGCCACGACCCTGGACATCCTCCGGCCCGACACCGTCTACACCTTCACCGTCCGGGCCCGCGACGGGGCGGACAACTCCTCCCCCGACGGCCCGGCGGTGGACGTGACGACCCCACCCGCATCCGGCGACGGCCCGGGCACCGCCCCCGCCGCATTCGCCGCGACCGCCTCCCCCGGCACCGTCACCCTGACCTGGACCGCCCCGGACACCGGCGGTGAGACCACCGAGTACGAGCTGTACGTCAACGGACGGCCCACCACCGTCATCCAGTTCGGAGCGGGTGCGGTGCCCAGCGGCCGGGCGGAGCACCGGATCACGGTGGCCGAGCCCGCCGGCACGGTGTGGGCCGTGAAACTGCGGGCCAGACTGCCCGACGGCAACTGGGGATCCTTCTCCGCGGAGCGACGGATCACACTCGTCGCGTGA
- a CDS encoding ATP-binding protein, translated as MFGEYSFHDNQADSADGDPGPAPCPAPGNLPPEPASFIGREQELQLLEGLLRERRLVTLTGVGGVGKSRLALRAVAAARQARPDGVWWAELSPLRDPSLLTATVAHTVGLADHSPRPPDEELCAWMADKELLLVLDTCEHLVADCRHLVGELLQSAPGLTILVTSREPLGMPTEEVVEVRPLPCEGADSDALALFRARALAATPGAAAVFADPARTSVAAEVCRRLDGIPLALELAGARMRLWTLEHMAERIGERFEVLSDARAAALPRRHQTMRTTIGWSHELCEPLERLLWARLSVFTGDFDIAAARAVCSGGPLPAARVERVLAGLAAKSVVLRIEERGTGPRYRMLDTIREYGQDWLGELGEVEIVTDRHAHWYAALSQAADRGWLGPGQVDWYRRITAEHAQLRTALEHLIAADPTAALEMAGALWFYWFACGHVHEGRGFLERALRAAPRSGAAYNQAVWALGLTALLQGDMDAAQQLGGECTRDAAHLADPERELRAGYLHAVSVLMPGDPVRALRLAGPRARAGHGGRTSGAGWLLCKLATGYALCDLRRFEEATEEARSLRESCVELGERWLRAYADYILAVAALGLGDHGEAARHVRAMLSGKRLLGDRFGIALGLDLLAAAVAGLGDGELAARLLGTGHAWWRTVGRPQMGSPSLTALRDQGERQARAAIGDAAYETAFLGGAAAPTG; from the coding sequence GTGTTCGGTGAGTATTCGTTCCATGACAATCAGGCAGACTCCGCGGACGGCGATCCCGGACCGGCCCCCTGCCCGGCGCCCGGCAACCTCCCCCCGGAGCCTGCGAGTTTCATCGGTCGGGAGCAGGAACTCCAGCTGCTCGAAGGCCTGTTGCGCGAACGAAGACTGGTCACGCTCACGGGCGTGGGGGGCGTCGGGAAGTCGCGGCTCGCCCTACGCGCCGTCGCCGCCGCCCGCCAGGCCCGCCCCGACGGAGTCTGGTGGGCGGAGCTGTCCCCGCTGCGCGACCCGAGCCTGCTCACGGCCACCGTCGCCCACACGGTCGGCCTCGCCGACCACTCCCCGCGCCCTCCCGACGAGGAGCTGTGCGCGTGGATGGCCGACAAGGAGCTGCTCCTGGTGTTGGACACCTGTGAGCACCTCGTGGCCGACTGCCGCCACCTGGTCGGCGAACTCCTGCAGTCCGCACCCGGGTTGACGATCCTGGTCACCTCCCGCGAGCCGCTCGGCATGCCGACCGAGGAGGTCGTCGAGGTCCGGCCGCTGCCCTGCGAAGGGGCCGACAGCGACGCCCTCGCCCTGTTCCGGGCCCGCGCCCTGGCCGCGACCCCGGGAGCGGCGGCCGTCTTCGCCGACCCCGCGCGGACCTCGGTGGCCGCCGAGGTGTGCCGACGCCTGGACGGCATCCCGCTCGCGCTGGAACTCGCGGGCGCCCGCATGCGGTTGTGGACGCTGGAGCACATGGCCGAGCGGATCGGGGAACGCTTCGAGGTGCTGTCCGACGCCCGGGCGGCCGCGTTGCCGCGCCGGCACCAGACGATGCGCACCACGATCGGCTGGAGCCACGAACTGTGCGAGCCCCTGGAACGGCTGCTGTGGGCCCGACTCTCGGTCTTCACCGGTGACTTCGACATCGCGGCGGCGCGCGCCGTCTGCTCGGGCGGGCCGCTGCCGGCCGCCCGGGTGGAGCGCGTGCTGGCGGGCCTCGCCGCCAAGTCCGTGGTGCTGCGCATCGAGGAACGCGGGACCGGGCCCCGCTATCGGATGCTGGACACGATCCGCGAGTACGGGCAGGACTGGCTGGGCGAGCTCGGCGAGGTGGAGATCGTCACCGACCGGCACGCCCACTGGTACGCGGCGCTCTCGCAGGCCGCCGACCGTGGGTGGCTGGGCCCGGGGCAGGTGGACTGGTACCGCAGGATCACCGCCGAGCACGCGCAGCTGCGTACCGCCCTGGAACACCTGATCGCCGCCGACCCGACGGCGGCGTTGGAGATGGCCGGGGCGCTGTGGTTCTACTGGTTCGCGTGCGGGCACGTGCACGAGGGCCGCGGCTTCCTGGAACGGGCCCTGCGGGCCGCTCCGCGTTCGGGGGCCGCCTACAACCAGGCCGTGTGGGCCCTCGGGCTCACCGCGCTGCTCCAGGGCGACATGGACGCGGCCCAGCAGCTCGGCGGCGAGTGTACGCGCGACGCGGCCCACCTCGCGGACCCGGAGCGGGAGCTGCGCGCGGGCTACCTGCACGCGGTCTCCGTCCTCATGCCCGGCGATCCCGTACGGGCCCTGCGGCTGGCCGGCCCCCGGGCCCGGGCGGGACACGGCGGACGCACCAGCGGAGCGGGCTGGCTCCTGTGCAAGCTGGCCACCGGCTACGCCCTGTGCGACCTGCGGCGTTTCGAGGAGGCGACCGAGGAGGCGCGGTCCCTGCGGGAGTCCTGCGTGGAGCTGGGCGAGCGCTGGCTGCGGGCGTACGCGGACTACATCCTGGCCGTGGCCGCGCTGGGCCTGGGGGACCACGGGGAGGCCGCCCGGCACGTACGGGCCATGCTCTCGGGGAAACGGCTGCTCGGCGACCGCTTCGGCATCGCGCTCGGCCTGGACCTGCTGGCCGCGGCGGTGGCCGGGCTGGGCGACGGGGAACTCGCGGCGCGGCTGCTGGGCACCGGGCACGCCTGGTGGCGCACGGTGGGCCGGCCGCAGATGGGCTCGCCCTCACTGACGGCCCTACGGGACCAGGGCGAGCGGCAGGCCCGCGCGGCGATCGGGGACGCCGCCTACGAGACGGCGTTCCTGGGCGGCGCGGCGGCGCCCACCGGCTGA
- a CDS encoding DUF5999 family protein, whose amino-acid sequence MCSHQPPCPTADSADHDAARIVASHPEQGWSLLCNGVVMFDDTGELLPDSRTVEPRRPALV is encoded by the coding sequence ATGTGCTCCCACCAGCCACCCTGCCCTACCGCCGACAGCGCCGATCACGACGCCGCCCGCATTGTGGCCTCTCACCCCGAACAGGGCTGGAGCCTGCTGTGCAACGGAGTCGTGATGTTCGACGACACCGGTGAACTGCTCCCCGACAGCCGCACGGTGGAACCCCGCCGCCCGGCCCTGGTCTGA
- a CDS encoding SRPBCC family protein, translated as MPAIRIIHRTSFPPVEAWSMLTDWERHGAQVPLTRTIIETPPPTHVGTIFTARTGVSRITFDDRMEVVVWRPPVEGLSGLVRLEKRGRTVTGWAEIEIRPLATGGAEIHWREELRLRGLPRALDPLVAAAGRLLFGRALTRLLRP; from the coding sequence ATGCCCGCTATCCGGATCATTCACCGCACGTCTTTTCCGCCGGTCGAGGCGTGGTCGATGCTCACGGACTGGGAGCGCCACGGCGCACAGGTCCCGCTCACCCGGACGATCATCGAGACGCCGCCGCCCACCCATGTCGGAACGATCTTCACGGCACGTACGGGCGTGAGCAGGATCACATTCGACGACCGCATGGAAGTCGTCGTGTGGCGACCCCCCGTGGAGGGTTTGTCAGGATTGGTTCGACTGGAGAAGCGCGGCCGGACGGTGACGGGCTGGGCGGAGATCGAGATCCGCCCCCTCGCCACGGGCGGCGCGGAGATCCACTGGCGTGAGGAACTGCGCCTACGAGGCCTCCCCCGCGCCCTGGATCCCCTGGTCGCGGCGGCGGGCCGACTCCTCTTCGGTCGGGCCCTCACGCGGCTGCTCCGGCCCTGA
- a CDS encoding acyl-CoA dehydrogenase family protein, which produces MAEFTMELNDDQKQVRDWIHGFAADVMRPAAAEWDEREETPWPVIQEAAKVGIYSLDFYAQQFFDPTGLGIPMAMEELFWGDAGIALSIVGTGLAAIGVVANGTEEQIGTWIPQMYGTPDDVKVAAFCSSEPDAGSDVGSMRTRAVYDQAKDEWVLNGTKTWATNGGIANVHIVVAVVDPALGTKGHASFIVPPNTPGLSQGQKFKKHGIRASHTAEVVLEDVRIPGSCLLGGKEKLDERLARAHERARSGGGERVKNAAMATFEASRPAVGAMAVGTARAAYEVALDYAKTRTQFGRPIIDNQGVAFQLADMRTQIDAARLLVWRASWMAVAGRPFESAEGSMSKLFASEVAQKVTAQAVQILGGNGFTREYPVERMHRDSAIYTIFEGTSEIQRLVIARTISGMPIR; this is translated from the coding sequence ATGGCGGAGTTCACCATGGAGCTGAACGACGACCAGAAGCAGGTGCGGGACTGGATCCACGGCTTCGCCGCCGATGTGATGCGCCCCGCCGCCGCGGAATGGGACGAGCGCGAAGAGACTCCGTGGCCCGTCATCCAGGAGGCCGCCAAGGTCGGCATCTACTCGCTGGACTTCTACGCCCAGCAGTTCTTCGACCCGACGGGCCTCGGTATCCCGATGGCCATGGAGGAGCTCTTCTGGGGTGACGCGGGCATCGCGCTGTCGATCGTCGGCACCGGACTCGCGGCCATCGGCGTCGTCGCCAACGGCACCGAGGAGCAGATCGGCACCTGGATCCCGCAGATGTACGGCACCCCCGACGACGTCAAGGTCGCCGCCTTCTGCTCCTCCGAGCCGGACGCCGGCTCCGACGTCGGCTCGATGCGCACCCGGGCGGTCTACGACCAGGCCAAGGACGAGTGGGTGCTCAACGGCACCAAGACCTGGGCGACGAACGGCGGTATCGCCAACGTCCACATCGTCGTCGCGGTCGTCGACCCGGCGCTGGGGACCAAGGGGCACGCCTCCTTCATCGTCCCGCCGAACACTCCCGGCCTGTCCCAGGGGCAGAAGTTCAAGAAGCACGGCATCCGCGCCTCGCACACCGCCGAGGTGGTGCTGGAGGACGTACGGATCCCCGGCTCCTGCCTGCTCGGCGGCAAGGAGAAGCTGGACGAGCGCCTCGCGCGGGCCCACGAGCGCGCGCGCAGCGGCGGCGGCGAGCGGGTGAAGAACGCGGCCATGGCCACTTTCGAGGCCTCCCGGCCGGCGGTCGGCGCGATGGCCGTCGGCACCGCGCGCGCGGCGTACGAGGTGGCCCTCGACTACGCGAAGACCCGTACGCAGTTCGGCCGCCCGATCATCGACAACCAGGGCGTGGCCTTCCAGCTCGCCGACATGCGGACGCAGATCGACGCGGCCCGACTGCTGGTGTGGCGGGCGTCCTGGATGGCGGTGGCGGGCCGCCCGTTCGAGTCGGCGGAGGGCTCGATGTCCAAGCTCTTCGCGAGCGAGGTCGCCCAGAAGGTCACCGCCCAGGCGGTCCAGATCCTCGGTGGCAACGGCTTCACCCGTGAGTACCCGGTCGAGCGCATGCACCGGGACAGCGCCATCTACACCATCTTCGAGGGCACCAGCGAGATCCAGCGCCTGGTGATCGCCCGCACGATCTCCGGCATGCCGATCCGCTAG
- a CDS encoding TetR family transcriptional regulator: METTQQAGEPGAAERRRRELLEAADRVVLRDGPKASMNAIAAEAGITKPILYRHFGDKAGLYQALAVRHTDALLDSLRAALDAPAERRRRVESTLDTYLAAIEARPQVYRFLMHPAEDSHTAERGFDVGLHSAPLLRRLGEELAEVIGERVDLGPGGERLARIWGHGIVGMMHAAGDWWLGERPCERADLVAGLTDLLWGRLATAGNRADGPGF, encoded by the coding sequence ATGGAGACCACTCAGCAGGCCGGTGAGCCGGGAGCGGCCGAACGCCGCCGCCGGGAGCTGCTCGAAGCCGCCGACCGGGTCGTGCTCAGGGACGGCCCCAAGGCCTCCATGAACGCGATCGCGGCGGAGGCCGGCATCACCAAGCCCATCCTCTACCGGCACTTCGGGGACAAGGCGGGCCTCTACCAGGCCCTCGCCGTCCGGCACACCGACGCACTGCTCGACTCGCTACGGGCCGCGCTCGACGCCCCCGCCGAGCGGCGCCGCCGGGTGGAGTCGACCCTCGACACCTACCTCGCCGCCATCGAGGCCCGCCCGCAGGTCTACCGCTTCCTCATGCACCCCGCCGAGGACTCCCACACCGCGGAACGCGGCTTCGACGTCGGCCTGCACTCGGCCCCGCTGCTGCGCCGGCTCGGCGAGGAACTGGCCGAGGTGATCGGTGAACGGGTGGACCTCGGCCCGGGGGGCGAACGCCTCGCCCGGATCTGGGGACACGGCATCGTCGGCATGATGCACGCGGCCGGCGACTGGTGGCTGGGCGAACGCCCCTGCGAGCGCGCGGACCTGGTCGCGGGCCTCACCGACCTCCTCTGGGGCCGCCTGGCCACCGCCGGCAACCGCGCGGACGGCCCGGGCTTCTAG
- the def gene encoding peptide deformylase — protein MRQRPIPGTTGLVRTMSLLGDPVLRSACAEVTEFGPELDRLIEDMFATMYAAEGVGLAANQIGVGQRVFVYDCPDDEDVRHVGHIVNPRLVTADGDEFLGPEGCLSLPGLEAGTPRFDHAVVEGVTSDGAAVRISGTGFFARCLQHECDHLDGTVYADRVTGLRARRLRRAIRKTPWGARAQQN, from the coding sequence ATGCGACAGCGCCCCATCCCCGGTACCACCGGCCTCGTCCGCACCATGAGCCTGCTGGGTGATCCGGTGCTCCGTTCCGCGTGCGCGGAAGTCACCGAATTCGGCCCGGAACTCGACCGGCTCATCGAGGACATGTTCGCCACGATGTACGCCGCCGAGGGCGTCGGGCTCGCCGCGAACCAGATCGGCGTCGGGCAGCGGGTGTTCGTCTACGACTGCCCCGACGACGAGGACGTCCGCCACGTCGGGCACATCGTCAACCCGCGGTTGGTGACGGCCGACGGGGACGAGTTCCTGGGGCCGGAGGGGTGCCTGTCCCTGCCGGGGCTGGAGGCGGGCACCCCCCGCTTCGACCACGCGGTGGTGGAAGGGGTCACGTCGGACGGGGCGGCAGTGCGGATCTCGGGGACGGGGTTCTTCGCGCGGTGTCTGCAGCACGAGTGCGACCACCTCGACGGGACGGTGTACGCGGACCGCGTGACGGGCCTGCGAGCCCGTCGCCTGCGGCGCGCCATCCGCAAGACCCCCTGGGGAGCCCGAGCCCAGCAGAACTAG